A part of Cuculus canorus isolate bCucCan1 chromosome 23, bCucCan1.pri, whole genome shotgun sequence genomic DNA contains:
- the LOC128854371 gene encoding uncharacterized protein LOC128854371 isoform X2, giving the protein MLQTACRSPELLVNQNISENETCSYSPGHGSPLPAETASPKSYFQQSPSLPDSGLTELNVASPKIYPPPPQKPQEMSAPTDSAHSSDPPQKRYMGVRVKMPVRELLRKIRLSKGLDPAHGKEACLMKMVAKGSSGKTEKRRVHPYTEKQLRQSKQSAGQTLKGLEDLDILVEVLQEDLNKSQLKKGSLHSAPEGFWQGFSTDLQGSWWETGGSKQAAGGPQERCHSLTKLRSHCCFKDFNSVPRGEVETSFHGDQKTTREFYSPGIFSRTREKESSCWIQDVCSQREFSRRCSQDTLSTEECPGVLLEANTGSSDTEGHVKSIAAPFTQQDLSAISFFQFQLHREESLLRNIPADKLLAPDENGNRLLHKAVAQGRRALTYALAQRFAFLNKINEKDAEERTALHLAAEKNQHLMVSDLISLGANVNEQDSLGKTPLHLCAENGYLRVLEVLKNCKSNGVCVEVDLMDHYGLTPLHCAALAHTRLVQESQKTDIDSDMGRFCRLRKDQILEGINCLLQMGGKPELQVLNSCPITTTHLKIEENTELMSLLQTQLEGQNTLQESYSLLNAPRTVPSPSSPHSFSEQFSTSSSDLLDIILKGKC; this is encoded by the exons ATGCTGCAGACAGCCTGCAGGAGTCCTGAGCTGCTGGTCAATCAAAACATCAGTGAGAATGAAACCTGTTCCTACAGCCCAGGCCACGGATCTCCACTGCCTGCAGAAACTGCCAGTCCCAAAAGCTACTTTCAACAGAGCCCATCGCTGCCAGACTCTGGATTAACTGAACTTAATGTTGCAAGTCCCAAGATctaccctcctcctcctcagaaaCCTCAGGAGATGTCTGCTCCCACTG ACTCTGCACATAGCTCTGACCCCCCTCAGAAGCGCTACATGGGTGTGAGAGTAAAGATGCCAGTACGGGAATTACTGAGAAAGATTCGGCTCTCCAAAGGCCTGGACCCAGCCCACGGCAAG GAAGCCTGCTTAATGAAGATGGTAGCCAAAGGATCCTCGGGAAAAACAG aaaagagaagagttCACCCTTATACAGAGAAACAGCTTAGACAG aGCAAGCAGAGCGCTGGGCAAACACTGAAAGGCTTAGAGGACCTTGATATCCTGGTGGAGGTACTGCAGGAAGACTTGAACAAAAGCCAGTTGAAGAAGGGATCTCTGCATTCGGCGCCAGAGGGCTTTTGGCAAGGCTTCTCCACGGATCTGCAAGGCTCCTGGTGGGAAACTGGAGGGAGCAAGCAGGCAGCTGGTGGCCCACAGGAAAGATGCCACAGCTTAACCAAGCTGCGTTCGCACTgctgttttaaagattttaacTCAGTGCCACGGGGAGAGGTAGAGACATCTTTTCATGGTGACCAGAAAACCACGCGAGAGTTCTACTCGCCAGGAATATTCTCAaggacaagagagaaagagagtaGCTGTTGGATACAGGATGTGTGTTCCCAAAGAGAGTTTTCAAGGCGTTGTTCACAGGACACACTGTCCACGGAAGAGTGTCCAGGGGTGCTTCTGGAAGCCAACACAGGCTCCTCAGACACTGAGGGCCATGTGAAATCAATTGCGGCTCCTTTCACACAGCAGGATCTCTCCGCCATCTCTTTCTTCCAGTTCCAGCTACACAGGGAAGAAAGTTTGCTGAGAAATATCCCAGCGGACAAACTGCTCGCGCCTGACGAAAATGGCAACAG GCTGCTGCACAAGGCTGTTGCTCAGGGAAGAAGAGCTCTGACTTACGCTCTTGCACAGAGATTCGCGTTCCTGAATAAGATCAACGAGAAGGATGCAGAGGAACGG ACTGCGTTACATCTCGCTGCAGAAAAGAACCAACACCTGATGGTGAGTGACCTGATATCCCTGGGAGCTAATGTCAATGAACAGGACAGCTTGGGGAAAACTCCACTCCACCTCTGTGCAGAGAACGGATATTTGAGAGTTCTAGAG GTtttgaaaaactgcaaaagcaacGGGGTGTGCGTGGAAGTGGATCTGATGGACCATTATG GTCTAACCCCGCTGCACTGCGCTGCTCTCGCCCACACTCGCTTAGTTCAGGAATCTCAAAAAACTGACATCGATTCAGACATGGGACGGTTTTGCAGACTACGCAAAGACCAAATTCTTGAGGGAATTAACTGCTTATTACAGATGGGAGGGAAGCCCGAGTTACAG GTACTAAATTCATGTCCGATTACCACCACCCATTTAAAAATTGAGGAGAACACAGAGCTCATGAGTTTGCTTCAGACTCAACTTGAGGGACAGAACACTCTTCAAGAG AGTTACAGTTTGCTGAATGCTCCGAGAACAGTGCCCAGTCCCTCGTCACCGCATAGCTTCTCTGAACAATTTTCCACGTCATCTTCAGATCTCTTGGACATCATTCTTAAAG GGAAGTGCTGA
- the LOC128854371 gene encoding uncharacterized protein LOC128854371 isoform X1, with the protein MLQTACRSPELLVNQNISENETCSYSPGHGSPLPAETASPKSYFQQSPSLPDSGLTELNVASPKIYPPPPQKPQEMSAPTDSAHSSDPPQKRYMGVRVKMPVRELLRKIRLSKGLDPAHGKEACLMKMVAKGSSGKTAEKRRVHPYTEKQLRQSKQSAGQTLKGLEDLDILVEVLQEDLNKSQLKKGSLHSAPEGFWQGFSTDLQGSWWETGGSKQAAGGPQERCHSLTKLRSHCCFKDFNSVPRGEVETSFHGDQKTTREFYSPGIFSRTREKESSCWIQDVCSQREFSRRCSQDTLSTEECPGVLLEANTGSSDTEGHVKSIAAPFTQQDLSAISFFQFQLHREESLLRNIPADKLLAPDENGNRLLHKAVAQGRRALTYALAQRFAFLNKINEKDAEERTALHLAAEKNQHLMVSDLISLGANVNEQDSLGKTPLHLCAENGYLRVLEVLKNCKSNGVCVEVDLMDHYGLTPLHCAALAHTRLVQESQKTDIDSDMGRFCRLRKDQILEGINCLLQMGGKPELQVLNSCPITTTHLKIEENTELMSLLQTQLEGQNTLQESYSLLNAPRTVPSPSSPHSFSEQFSTSSSDLLDIILKGKC; encoded by the exons ATGCTGCAGACAGCCTGCAGGAGTCCTGAGCTGCTGGTCAATCAAAACATCAGTGAGAATGAAACCTGTTCCTACAGCCCAGGCCACGGATCTCCACTGCCTGCAGAAACTGCCAGTCCCAAAAGCTACTTTCAACAGAGCCCATCGCTGCCAGACTCTGGATTAACTGAACTTAATGTTGCAAGTCCCAAGATctaccctcctcctcctcagaaaCCTCAGGAGATGTCTGCTCCCACTG ACTCTGCACATAGCTCTGACCCCCCTCAGAAGCGCTACATGGGTGTGAGAGTAAAGATGCCAGTACGGGAATTACTGAGAAAGATTCGGCTCTCCAAAGGCCTGGACCCAGCCCACGGCAAG GAAGCCTGCTTAATGAAGATGGTAGCCAAAGGATCCTCGGGAAAAACAG cagaaaagagaagagttCACCCTTATACAGAGAAACAGCTTAGACAG aGCAAGCAGAGCGCTGGGCAAACACTGAAAGGCTTAGAGGACCTTGATATCCTGGTGGAGGTACTGCAGGAAGACTTGAACAAAAGCCAGTTGAAGAAGGGATCTCTGCATTCGGCGCCAGAGGGCTTTTGGCAAGGCTTCTCCACGGATCTGCAAGGCTCCTGGTGGGAAACTGGAGGGAGCAAGCAGGCAGCTGGTGGCCCACAGGAAAGATGCCACAGCTTAACCAAGCTGCGTTCGCACTgctgttttaaagattttaacTCAGTGCCACGGGGAGAGGTAGAGACATCTTTTCATGGTGACCAGAAAACCACGCGAGAGTTCTACTCGCCAGGAATATTCTCAaggacaagagagaaagagagtaGCTGTTGGATACAGGATGTGTGTTCCCAAAGAGAGTTTTCAAGGCGTTGTTCACAGGACACACTGTCCACGGAAGAGTGTCCAGGGGTGCTTCTGGAAGCCAACACAGGCTCCTCAGACACTGAGGGCCATGTGAAATCAATTGCGGCTCCTTTCACACAGCAGGATCTCTCCGCCATCTCTTTCTTCCAGTTCCAGCTACACAGGGAAGAAAGTTTGCTGAGAAATATCCCAGCGGACAAACTGCTCGCGCCTGACGAAAATGGCAACAG GCTGCTGCACAAGGCTGTTGCTCAGGGAAGAAGAGCTCTGACTTACGCTCTTGCACAGAGATTCGCGTTCCTGAATAAGATCAACGAGAAGGATGCAGAGGAACGG ACTGCGTTACATCTCGCTGCAGAAAAGAACCAACACCTGATGGTGAGTGACCTGATATCCCTGGGAGCTAATGTCAATGAACAGGACAGCTTGGGGAAAACTCCACTCCACCTCTGTGCAGAGAACGGATATTTGAGAGTTCTAGAG GTtttgaaaaactgcaaaagcaacGGGGTGTGCGTGGAAGTGGATCTGATGGACCATTATG GTCTAACCCCGCTGCACTGCGCTGCTCTCGCCCACACTCGCTTAGTTCAGGAATCTCAAAAAACTGACATCGATTCAGACATGGGACGGTTTTGCAGACTACGCAAAGACCAAATTCTTGAGGGAATTAACTGCTTATTACAGATGGGAGGGAAGCCCGAGTTACAG GTACTAAATTCATGTCCGATTACCACCACCCATTTAAAAATTGAGGAGAACACAGAGCTCATGAGTTTGCTTCAGACTCAACTTGAGGGACAGAACACTCTTCAAGAG AGTTACAGTTTGCTGAATGCTCCGAGAACAGTGCCCAGTCCCTCGTCACCGCATAGCTTCTCTGAACAATTTTCCACGTCATCTTCAGATCTCTTGGACATCATTCTTAAAG GGAAGTGCTGA